Proteins encoded by one window of Streptomyces sp. ALI-76-A:
- a CDS encoding SAM-dependent methyltransferase, with product MTQPTLIRRVRGHRPTLLDLYCCQGGAAKGYADAGFDVTGVDKDPQPRYPYRFVQADAIAFVREHGAAFDFIHASPPCQHDTDCQRIQGNAHPDLIAPTRAALEMTGRPWVMENVGGAVPKLRAPVMLCGQMFALANYRHRFFETGGGFTLAQPDHPVHLVPQAKMGRPVPPGHYGQFVGNFSGVALAREVLGVPWMNRDGIRECIPPTYAEYIGRAALATLAPALGVAA from the coding sequence ATGACGCAACCCACCCTGATCCGGCGAGTGCGCGGCCACCGGCCGACGCTGCTGGATCTGTACTGCTGCCAGGGCGGCGCGGCCAAGGGCTACGCCGACGCCGGGTTCGACGTGACCGGCGTCGACAAGGACCCGCAGCCGCGCTACCCGTACCGGTTCGTCCAGGCGGACGCGATCGCTTTCGTCCGCGAGCACGGTGCCGCGTTCGACTTCATCCACGCCTCCCCGCCGTGCCAGCACGACACCGACTGTCAGCGCATCCAAGGCAACGCACACCCCGACCTGATCGCGCCCACCCGCGCCGCGCTGGAGATGACCGGGCGGCCGTGGGTGATGGAAAACGTGGGCGGCGCGGTGCCCAAGCTGCGCGCTCCGGTGATGCTGTGCGGGCAGATGTTCGCCCTGGCCAACTACCGCCACCGGTTCTTCGAGACCGGCGGCGGCTTCACCCTCGCCCAGCCGGACCACCCCGTCCACCTCGTGCCGCAGGCCAAGATGGGGCGTCCCGTCCCGCCGGGCCACTACGGCCAGTTCGTCGGCAACTTCTCCGGCGTCGCCCTGGCCCGTGAAGTGCTGGGGGTGCCGTGGATGAACCGCGACGGCATCCGCGAGTGCATCCCCCCGACCTATGCCGAATACATCGGCCGTGCCGCCCTGGCCACCCTCGCCCCCGCCCTGGGGGTGGCGGCATGA
- a CDS encoding cell division protein FtsK: protein MNHDDDNELFNRLEAEMAADHGADVVDLDKARAAREPAPTGPAPVSEPADLDTPVMVDQPAPAATGPGYLGRLAGARRRAVVPVWLKSVAELRTASAWVARHYAHAAGYHALRAPIYAARLALQAPAGAAKFVGGTMRWVADREGEPVRLAAVRREDAAEYLKLSRQRDGRVRLRTLVAVLGMFVGLGLALALYVLAPDWLQAVSVGAVVLALGAAGRKADAPVVHRAVELPKATKLTSDIVLRALGALGIPAINQAQGKGRDGFEFTAPITRDGPGWRAEGNLPYGVTVTDIIERRERLASGLRRPLGCVWPEAVPDEHTGHLVLWVGDQDMSRASQPAWPLLKSGSVDLFKPVAYGTDQRGRWTEVTLMYIAGVIGAIPRMGKTFLLRLLLLIAALDPRAELHTYDMKGTGDLDPVGNAVGYRHAAGDDDEPVQYALHDFRALREELRRRTKVIRSLPRDICPESKVTSALADKRSLGLHPIVVGVDECQVLFEHPEHGKEFEEIITDLVKRGPATGIVVLLATQRPDAKSLPTGISANASARWCLKVMGQLENDMVLGTSAYKRGVRATMFAWGDKGIHYFVGEGSDARIVRSVYVDAGGAEAIAARARRVREKAGLLAGHALGEAPEPTTAAYDLLADILAVVPAKEAKAWSETIVARLADLRPEVYDGWDPDALAAALKPQGVSTIQVGRRVNGKVVNRRGVDRSHITTAIAERDGKRDAG from the coding sequence GTGAACCACGACGACGACAATGAACTGTTCAACCGGCTGGAAGCGGAGATGGCTGCCGACCACGGCGCCGACGTGGTCGACCTGGACAAGGCCCGCGCCGCCCGCGAACCGGCCCCCACCGGCCCCGCCCCGGTGTCCGAGCCGGCCGACCTGGACACGCCGGTCATGGTCGACCAGCCCGCCCCCGCGGCTACCGGTCCCGGCTACCTCGGTCGGCTCGCCGGCGCCCGCCGCCGTGCGGTCGTGCCGGTCTGGCTGAAGTCCGTGGCTGAGCTGCGCACCGCGTCCGCGTGGGTGGCCCGCCACTACGCCCATGCCGCCGGCTACCACGCGCTCCGGGCCCCGATCTACGCCGCCCGCCTCGCCCTTCAGGCACCGGCCGGCGCCGCGAAGTTCGTCGGGGGCACGATGCGTTGGGTGGCCGACCGCGAGGGCGAACCGGTCCGCCTCGCCGCCGTGCGGCGTGAGGACGCTGCCGAGTACCTGAAGCTGTCGCGGCAGCGGGATGGACGAGTCCGGCTGCGGACCCTGGTCGCCGTGCTGGGAATGTTCGTCGGCCTCGGTCTGGCGCTCGCGCTGTATGTGCTGGCTCCCGACTGGCTGCAAGCCGTGTCCGTGGGCGCGGTCGTCCTCGCGCTGGGGGCCGCCGGCCGTAAGGCGGACGCCCCGGTCGTGCACCGCGCGGTGGAACTGCCCAAGGCGACCAAGCTGACCAGTGACATCGTCCTGCGGGCACTGGGGGCGCTGGGGATTCCCGCGATCAATCAGGCGCAGGGCAAGGGACGGGACGGGTTCGAGTTCACCGCCCCGATCACCCGCGACGGGCCCGGCTGGCGCGCGGAAGGCAACCTGCCCTACGGCGTCACGGTCACGGACATCATCGAGCGTCGCGAGCGGCTCGCCTCCGGTCTGCGCCGCCCGCTCGGGTGTGTGTGGCCCGAGGCGGTGCCGGATGAGCACACCGGGCACCTGGTGCTGTGGGTCGGGGATCAGGACATGTCCCGGGCGTCTCAGCCGGCGTGGCCGCTGCTGAAGTCCGGCAGCGTGGATCTGTTCAAGCCGGTCGCCTACGGCACCGACCAGCGAGGCCGGTGGACCGAGGTGACGCTCATGTACATCGCGGGCGTCATCGGCGCGATCCCGCGCATGGGCAAGACGTTCCTGCTGCGTCTGCTGCTGCTGATCGCGGCTCTCGATCCGCGTGCTGAGCTGCACACCTACGACATGAAGGGCACCGGCGACCTTGACCCGGTCGGCAACGCGGTCGGCTACCGGCACGCCGCCGGCGACGACGACGAACCCGTGCAGTACGCCCTGCACGACTTCCGGGCCCTGCGCGAGGAACTGCGCCGCCGCACGAAGGTGATCCGCTCCCTGCCCCGGGACATCTGCCCCGAGTCCAAGGTGACCAGCGCGCTCGCGGACAAGCGGTCGTTGGGGCTGCATCCGATCGTGGTCGGGGTGGATGAGTGCCAGGTCCTCTTCGAGCACCCCGAGCACGGCAAGGAGTTCGAGGAGATCATCACCGACCTGGTCAAGCGCGGTCCCGCCACCGGCATCGTGGTGTTGCTGGCCACGCAGCGCCCCGACGCCAAGTCGCTGCCCACCGGCATCAGCGCGAACGCCTCCGCGCGGTGGTGCCTGAAGGTGATGGGCCAGCTGGAGAACGACATGGTGCTGGGCACCTCCGCCTACAAGCGCGGGGTGAGGGCGACCATGTTCGCCTGGGGAGACAAGGGCATCCACTATTTCGTGGGGGAAGGCTCCGACGCCCGTATCGTCCGCTCCGTCTACGTCGACGCTGGCGGCGCTGAAGCCATCGCAGCCCGCGCCCGCCGCGTGCGGGAGAAGGCTGGACTGCTCGCCGGGCACGCCCTCGGGGAAGCACCGGAGCCGACCACGGCGGCCTACGACCTGCTGGCGGACATCCTCGCGGTGGTCCCAGCCAAGGAGGCCAAGGCGTGGTCGGAAACCATCGTGGCCCGGCTCGCGGACCTGCGCCCCGAGGTCTACGACGGATGGGACCCCGACGCGCTCGCCGCCGCCCTGAAGCCGCAGGGCGTGTCCACCATCCAGGTCGGGCGCCGGGTCAACGGCAAGGTCGTCAACCGGCGCGGCGTCGACCGCTCCCACATCACCACCGCGATTGCGGAGCGTGACGGAAAACGGGACGCGGGCTGA
- a CDS encoding RRQRL motif-containing zinc-binding protein: MAALPVYRWRLAPDGLATRRQLRARGLRPGGQDVAAQLERPRRRRAPLVAYLYRVDLAKPVRPMTPARWAALAKANAARRTCPACRRDAGYVIPASLGMCVTCAYPEQRAA, from the coding sequence ATGGCCGCGCTGCCGGTCTACCGGTGGCGCCTGGCCCCGGACGGCTTGGCCACCCGCCGCCAACTCCGTGCCCGTGGCCTGCGGCCCGGCGGCCAGGACGTGGCCGCGCAGCTCGAACGACCGCGCCGCCGCCGGGCCCCGCTGGTCGCCTACCTCTATCGCGTCGACCTGGCCAAGCCGGTTCGGCCGATGACCCCGGCCCGGTGGGCGGCGCTCGCCAAGGCCAACGCCGCCCGCCGCACCTGCCCCGCCTGCCGGCGTGACGCCGGCTATGTCATCCCTGCCTCGCTCGGCATGTGCGTGACCTGTGCCTACCCCGAACAGCGCGCCGCCTGA